The Hemibagrus wyckioides isolate EC202008001 linkage group LG26, SWU_Hwy_1.0, whole genome shotgun sequence DNA window AATAcaacattaaaaatatgatGAAACATCTGCATTAAAaggatataataataaagtgtagAAGAGTATAAATGAGATAGTAGTGTAGATCAGATAATGCTGGATACAGATGTTAGACCACAGCTTGTCTTCAGTCTtcatgtttaataaaacaaatcttcaaagacaaagaaatgattttaattgcaaaataaaaaaaaagcgcATTAAAACACATGCATGCAAAAAAACTGTGACTAACCATCAGAGGTAGAACAGATGAAGTTGAGCTTGTGGCTCTCATGCAGCTCGATCCACTTCTGCTCTCCTCCAGACTGCACTGCTCCACTTCTCTCCTCATGGCTGCAGTCTTCATTCCAGGTCCCATTCCCCGGGGCCCAGTCCTCATAGCAGATCATTGATCCAAAAACCCAGAACCAGACACGCTGGACACAGTCGTGACGCAGGCCGAGCCACACGTGTTCAGTGGAGGCGTCTTGAGCCACTTCCTTCACCCAGAGCTGCATCTCCTCAGACCAGGTCATGATGATGGTTCCTGCAGAATGCCAGAGCTTCCCCCCAGGTCAGATTCTCCTTAATAAGGATCAGAAATTCTGAAAAAAAGCAGCATTTACTCAAAGctaaagtgaacattttacagCCCATTATTGCTTTTTAATCTCATCTTTAGTACAAGAACATTAAACTAGAAATCTGgatataatacactatattgccaaaagtattcgctcacctgccttgactcgcatatgaacttaagtgacatcccattcctaatccatagggttcaatatgacgtcggtccaccctttgcagctataacagcttcaactcttctgggaaggctgtccacaaggtttaggagtgtgtttatgggaatttttgaccattcttccagaagcgcatttgtgaggtcacacactgatgttggacgagaaggcctggctctcagtctccgctctaattcatcccaaaggtgttctatcgggttgaggtcaggactctgtgcaggccagtcaagttcatccacaccagactctgtcatccatgtcgttatggaccttgctttgtgcactggtgcacagtcatgttggaagaggaaggggccagctccaaactgttcccacaaatttgggggacatggaattgtccaaaatgtcttggtatgctgaagcat harbors:
- the LOC131346681 gene encoding LOW QUALITY PROTEIN: lithostathine-2-like (The sequence of the model RefSeq protein was modified relative to this genomic sequence to represent the inferred CDS: inserted 2 bases in 1 codon); its protein translation is MGCKMFTLALSKCCFFSEFLILIKENLTWGEALAFCRNHHHDLXSEEMQLWVKEVAQDASTEHVWLGLRHDCVQRVWFWVFGSMICYEDWAPGNGTWNEDCSHEERSGAVQSGGEQKWIELHESHKLNFICSTSDDLFY